A single Drosophila miranda strain MSH22 chromosome XR, D.miranda_PacBio2.1, whole genome shotgun sequence DNA region contains:
- the LOC108153634 gene encoding fer-1-like protein 6, translating to MRCCSCQAVKSCYNCFPLKLGGNLKNAYNRLSIARRNGNIMSYMDDCFAGAPQDFLICITVHKAAKVGLATSELYVKVSLDKTQKSTKTFQNSENPYFNEYFVFEFRCSLSDLLRMTILFELKKTQTLMKNLVVGELLIDLHSVWNQPNHGFFKKWGRLEPPIGENPPREEPSDSHGFLQIDLVIVSQHSSVANNLIPEENTDTQSLNKWSVDQDYDDIEKNLLQNPNSYTPSNIRYSIAFFRGFFVRKGSYMIQYRFHPFKGKTPVAKQTTTPVWNHEISFAWIYPSLAQRFLILVLIHEHLKWKCVAEYELSFEEIAFKSIPSLGPTYLQLYDPVQPMTYVGRLLLEVRSDTVAEERPSHVILAEDVHGLDESPFWKEEVFMVEFLPLLGDHIQSSASSYKISMKLAENTSTVLEGPLKTPSGKFRSAMHSKSFRQDAPYRSCILRARLPDNRDKYESDYFMVDLVDFMRSELDTFKVFQLKSPQQDVNQGKCLKAIISNILSKIKEGIKEHRFDHEMESQRTPWDINRQLFLVGFFAKLPLELRLLKQELRSSYVENLDASVADVVNELHRLVDKITALSNMTRVQDEWPDLLLSLSAGGKEVGVCRLNAKLFLHLQRRELQQNQITQCWRLKSFAFKDPGCIHSCPNCGCSTAMILGCVAIVVERERKQFLSYSIGDWISIEPMLWKTRVAWTFFRCHVYVHQAKVRPTGEKKHVCDSHLRILFGEQAAETHTSPGTLSPIWDAEITFSCITLPGSVDWYVQNPPLLSLEFFNKEKSLADELVGKGHVMASVISGEHFADSAWEDGPHYWSKGPVNKMQRLKHVSPPPLKWVPLARKGSVQAEVLMSAEFIELVDGVADASKDPVLSTGIPKAIRPNMLNFVLEVVFVGLRNYSKSTMSSAGKRKINIMMGDLVLTSGPSKARIGSSINFLVAYASAVVSLPDQQEYWPAMIAADVLVSGLTTESILGAALIPNSASFLQRGKTTKCETQSSAASYTSTAVTMDEEEETEVDATGAKDTEWEDADEEEESPGKSRRLWRRLMFALGLRPAAYANRMALRYGEDDMDNSELIAEGQFTWWTKFYNSMYWKAAEMTHEYKHRLVIYPNELEKQPQFGYLQDWAVPVQMVHGVKFKKQAPPKEDVYATLKIQVKLTPCQCGSWDEGGGGDMVRPLAASLNPREQTMLQSLSESVRLAVRIYVVQGLQMRPRDVKQNSDCYVKLSLGAKTLSDRAAYIPNQSNPIFGRIFELEANLPGDNMLLLMVYDQDTCRDDVIGQTYIDLEDRWRSKHRATVGLAQEYSRSGYNQWHDVRLPSEILTNICLQRGIQPPYYYGNVVEVDGQLFADETTISRGEEMHERLSLTVLKNLEKLPSFGYKLVPEHVETRSLYRDDYPNVEQGKLQLWIELFEANTFIPFPVDITPVPPAGYEVRVVVKNLRAIQAGDRNVFGKLMSDLYVTGWCQDIDKRQSTDIHYRSFTGDAAFNWRMIFPMMYSPNEDMMVFRRRGGLFEEIEIKRPPVIYLQIWDRDFITRNEYLGALELNLSNMPMPYETEAHCQAYPNKRKRLNLFQRKSIHGWFPVDSAPKPRSGLPITSTKGKMELQIDVCTSVEASNQPAGHGHDPPLALERPDRPDTAFNPLTHPFKSFHYILWPSIRKYVLWGVLISVVIVAVALFFTKIPSTLMSIPFL from the exons ATGAGATGTTGCTCATGTCAAGCTGTGAAATCCTGTTACAATTGTTTTCCACTCAAATTGGGAGGAAATCTGAAAAATGCCTATAACAGACTATCAATTGCACGCCGAAACGGAAATATAATGAGTTATATGGATGATTGCTTTGCCGGGGCCCCGCAAGACTTTCTCATCTGCATTACGGTGCACAAGGCCGCCAAAGTGGGCCTGGCCACATCGGAGCTTTACGTCAAAGTCAGCCTGGATAAGACGCAGAAGAGCACCAAGACGTTCCAAAACTCCGAGAATCCCTACTTCAATGAG TACTTTGTGTTCGAGTTCCGCTGTTCGCTGAGCGACCTCCTCCGGATGACCATCCTCTTTGAATTAAAAAAGACGCAGACTCTCATGAAGAACCTGGTGGTCGGGGAGCTGTTGATCGATCTGCATAGCGTGTGGAACCAGCCGAATCACGGATTCTTCAAGAAGTGGGGTCGCCTGGAGCCGCCCATCGGGGAGAATCCTCCACGCGAGGAGCCCAGTGATTCCCATGGGTTTTTGCAAATCGATCTGGTCATCGTCTCGCAGCACAGTTCGGTGGCAAATAATCTCATCCCAGAGGAGAACACCGACACACAGAGTCTGAACAAGTGGAGTGTGGACCAAGACTATGACGACATTGAGAA GAACCTGCTGCAGAACCCCAACTCGTACACGCCGAGCAACATCCGCTATTCGATCGCCTTCTTCCGCGGCTTCTTCGTGCGGAAGGGCAGCTACATGATCCAA TACAGATTCCATCCTTTCAAGGGTAAGACGCCGGTGGCCAAGCAGACCACGACGCCCGTGTGGAACCACGAGATCAGTTTCGCCTGGATATACCCCTCGCTGGCGCAGCGCTTCCTCATCCTGGTCCTCATCCACGAGCACCTCAAATGGAAGTGCGTGGCCGAGTACGAGCTGTCATTCGAGGAGATCGCCTTCAAAA GCATTCCCTCTTTGGGACCCACCTACCTGCAATTGTACGATCCCGTCCAGCCCATGACCTATGTGGGTCGCCTCTTACTGGAGGTGCGTTCCGACACTGTGGCGGAGGAGAGGCCGTCCCATGTGATCCTTGCGGAGGACGTTCACGGCTTGGACGAGTCTCCTTTTTGGAAGGAAGAGGTCTTCATGGTGGAGTTCCTTCCACTGCTCGGGGATCACATCCAAAGCAGTGCCAGCAGCTATAAAATCTCCATGAAGCTGGCCGAGAACACGTCCACCGTCCTAGAGGGTCCCCTGAAGACGCCATCGGGGAAGTTCCGCTCGGCGATGCACTCGAAAAGCTTCCGCCAGGATGCCCCCTACCGATCCTGCATCCTACGTGCCCGCCTGCCCGACAATCGGGACAAGTACGAGAGCGACTACTTCATGGTCGACCTGGTCGACTTTATG CGTTCCGAACTGGACACCTTCAAGGTGTTCCAGCTGAAATCCCCGCAACAGGACGTTAATCAGGGCAAGTGTCTGAAGGCCATCATATCCAATATCTTGAGCAAAATCAAGGAGGGCATCAAGGAACATCGCTTCGACCACGAGATGGAGAGCCAGCGCACTCCGTGGGACATCAACCGCCAGCTTTTCCTCGTGGGATTCTTCGCGAAGCTGCCGCTCGAGCTGCGTCTGCTGAAGCAGGAGCTCCGCAGCTCCTACGTGGAGAACCTGGACGCCTCTGTGGCGGATGTGGTGAACGAGCTGCATCGCCTGGTGGACAAGATCACAGCGCTCTCCAACATGACGCGGGTGCAGGACGAGTGGCCCGATCTCCTGCTCTCTCTAAGTGCCGGGGGCAAGGAGGTGGGCGTGTGCCGCCTCAATGCCAAGCTCTTTCTCCACCTCCAGCGCCGGGAGCTGCAGCAAAACCAGATCACACAGTGCTGGCGTCTAAAGAGCTTCGCGTTCAAGGACCCAGGTTGCATCCACAGCTGCCCCAACTGCGGCTGCAGCACGGCCATGATTCTGGGCTGCGTTGCCATCGTGGTCGAGAGGGAGCGCAAGCAGTTCCTTTCGTACAGTATCGGTGACTGGATCTCGATCGAACCAATGCTCTGGAAGACCCGTGTGGCGTGGACCTTCTTCCGCTGCCATGTGTACGTCCATCAGGCCAAAGTCCGACCCACCGGAGAGAAGAAGCACGTCTGCGACTCCCATCTGCGCATCCTGTTCGGAGAGCAGGCCGCCGAGACGCACACATCCCCGGGCACCCTGTCGCCCATCTGGGATGCCGAAATCACATTCAGCTGCATCACCCTGCCCGGCAGCGTCGACTGGTACGTGCAGAATCCCCCGCTGCTCTCCCTGGAGTTCTTCAACAAGGAGAAATCCCTCGCCGATGAGCTGGTGGGCAAGGGCCATGTGATGGCCAGTGTGATCAGTGGAGAACATTTCGCGGACTCCGCCTGGGAGGACGGTCCTCATTACTGGTCCAAGGGCCCCGTCAATAAGATGCAGAGGCTGAAGCACGTCTCTCCGCCGCCCCTCAAGTGGGTGCCCCTGGCCAGGAAGGGTTCCGTCCAGGCGGAGGTCCTCATGTCGGCCGAGTTCATCGAGCTGGTGGATGGCGTTGCCGATGCCAGCAAGGACCCCGTCCTAAGCACGGGTATTCCGAAGGCCATCCGACCGAATATGCTGAACTTTGT CCTGGAGGTTGTGTTCGTGGGTTTGCGCAACTACTCCAAGAGCACCATGAGCTCGGCGGGCAAGCGAAAGATCAACATCATGATGGGGGACCTGGTGCTCACGAGTGGCCCCTCGAAGGCccgcatcggcagcagcatcaacTTCCTCGTAGCCTACGCCTCAGCCGTTGTG AGTCTCCCCGATCAGCAGGAGTACTGGCCAGCCATGATAGCCGCCGATGTGCTCGTCTCCGGGCTAACCACAGAGTCCATACTGGGGGCCGCACTTATACCGAACTCCGCCAGCTTCCTGCAGCGGGGAAAGACGACCAAATGCGAGACCCAGAGCTCGGCTGCCTCCTACACCAGCACCGCAGTAACAATGGATGAGGAAGAGGAGACTGAAGTGGATGCGACCGGGGCGAAGGACACAGAATGGGAGGATGCCGATGAAGAGGAGGAGTCCCCCGGCAAGTCGAGGCGCTTATGGAGGCGGTTGATGTTCGCCCTGGGCCTGCGACCCGCCGCCTATGCCAACAGGATGGCCCTGAGGTATGGAGAGGACGACATGGACAACAGCGAGCTCATCGCGGAGGGACAGTTCACGTGGTGGACAAAGTTCTACAACTCGATGTACTGGAAGGCGGCGGAGATGACGCACGAGTACAAGCACCGGCTGGTCATCTATCCCAACGAGCTGGAGAAGCAGCCCCAGTTCGGCTACCTGCAGGACTGGGCCGTGCCCGTCCAGATGGTGCACGGCGTCAAGTTCAAAAAGCAGGCCCCGCCGAAGGAGGACGTGTACGCCACGCTGAAGATCCAGGTCAAGCTGACGCCCTGCCAGTGCGGGAGCTGGGACGAGGGCGGAGGAGGGGACATGGTCCGACCCCTGGCAGCGTCCTTGAATCCGCGCGAACAGACGATGCTCCAATCTCTGTCTGAGTCGGTGAGGCTAGCTGTCCGGATCTATGTGGTGCAGGGCCTTCAGATGCGCCCGCGGGACGTCAAGCAAAATTCCGACTGCTACGTGAAACTCTCTCTTGGCGCTAAGACACTCTCCGACCGGGCGGCGTACATCCCCAACCAGAGCAACCCCATCTTTGGGCGCATTTTCGAGCTGGAGGCGAACCTGCCCGGCGACAACATGCTCCTGCTGATGGTATACGACCAGGACACATGCCGCGACGATGTCATCGGTCAGACGTACATCGATCTGGAGGATCGTTGGCGCAGCAAGCACCGTGCCACAGTGGGCCTGGCCCAGGAGTACTCGAGGAGTGGCTACAACCAGTGGCACGATGTCAGGCTCCCATCGGAGATACTCACGAATATCTGCTTGCAACGGGGCATACAGCCGCCCTACTACTACGGCAACGTGGTCGAAGTGGATGGACAGCTCTTTGCCGATGAAACAACCATATCACGGG GTGAGGAGATGCATGAACGACTCAGTCTGACAGTGCTGAAAAACCTGGAGAAGTTGCCCTCCTTTGGCTACAAGTTGGTGCCTGAGCATGTGGAGACTCGCTCTCTCTACCGCGATGATTATCCCAATGTCGAACAG GGCAAGCTCCAGCTGTGGATAGAGCTGTTTGAGGCCAACACATTCATTCCGTTTCCAGTTGATATCACGCCCGTGCCACCCGCTGGTTACGAGGTCCGTGTTGTGGTCAAAAATCTGAGAGCCATCCAGGCGGGCGACAGAAATGTTTTTGGCAAACTAATGAGCGACCTCTACGTAACTGG CTGGTGCCAGGATATAGACAAGCGCCAATCAACCGATATCCATTACCGGTCGTTCACCGGCGATGCTGCCTTTAATTGGCGCATGATATTCCCGATGATGTACTCCCCCAATGAGGACATG ATGGTCTTCCGCCGCCGAGGGGGACTGTTCGAGGAGATTGAGATCAAGCGGCCACCGGTTATCTATCTGCAGATTTGGGACCGGGACTTTATAACGCGCAACGAGTACCTGGGCGCCCTGGAGTTGAACCTCTCCAACATGCCCATGCCGTATGAGACGGAGGCGCATTGCCAGGCGTACCCCAACAAGCGGAAGCGACTGAATCTCTTCCAGCGCAAGTCCATCCATGGCTGGTTCCCAGTCGATAGTGCCCCGAAGCCGAGGTCTGGTCTGCCCATCACCTCGACGAAG GGCAAAATGGAACTACAAATCGATGTCTGTACGTCGGTTGAGGCCTCGAATCAACCCGCAGGCCATGGCCATGATCCACCCTTGGCTTTGGAGAGGCCCGA TCGGCCGGACACAGCCTTCAATCCGCTGACGCATCCCTTCAAGTCATTCCACTACATCCTCTGGCCCTCCATACGGAAATATGTCCTGTGGGGCGTTCTCATCTCGGTAGTTATCGTAGCAGTGGCTCTGTTCTTTACCAAAATCCCGAGCACTCTCATGTCCATTCCCTTTCTGTGA